The following coding sequences lie in one Capsicum annuum cultivar UCD-10X-F1 chromosome 5, UCD10Xv1.1, whole genome shotgun sequence genomic window:
- the LOC124898624 gene encoding miraculin-like has translation MKTILILLFLSLAIILPLSALATCATTDTPNNQAWIAVRDTNGKPLNASNRYWIRPAYTTMDTGGSRLANLDDQQQTTTCPKSVVLSNLPTDNGIAVYFTPKNPNKYQLILASSPLNIHFYFDYPLCSNFAVWKVDNLVSKWPPILHTISTGAKLGNPNDFSSWFQIWPRKGGNYKLVFYLEGTTFCSNVGLIPQSHRLVLSEDPMPFVFKLDDKYGVAADA, from the coding sequence ATGAAGACCATATTAATTTTACTCTTTCTTTCCCTTGCAATAATCCTCCCCTTGTCAGCCTTGGCAACTTGCGCCACCACCGACACTCCCAACAACCAAGCATGGATAGCTGTACGCGATACTAATGGCAAACCCCTCAACGCAAGCAATAGGTACTGGATACGTCCGGCCTACACCACTATGGACACTGGAGGCTCACGTCTTGCTAATCTTGATGATCAACAACAAACCACTACTTGTCCTAAATCGGTAGTACTATCGAACCTTCCTACAGACAATGGTATCGCGGTTTATTTTACACCTAAGAATCCTAATAAATATCAATTGATTTTGGCGTCCTCTCCGTTAAACATCCATTTCTATTTTGATTATCCTTTGTGTTCTAACTTTGCTGTGTGGAAGGTTGACAACCTTGTATCAAAATGGCCACCAATTCTACACACCATAAGCACAGGTGCAAAGTTGGGAAATCCCAACGATTTTAGCAGTTGGTTCCAAATTTGGCCTCGCAAAGGTGGTAACTATAAGCTAGTGTTCTATCTCGAAGGCACTACTTTTTGCAGCAACGTTGGCTTGATCCCCCAAAGTCATCGTTTGGTTCTCTCAGAGGACCCAATGCCCTTTGTGTTCAAACTGGATGATAAATATGGAGTGGCAGCCGATGCATGA